The Setaria italica strain Yugu1 chromosome IX, Setaria_italica_v2.0, whole genome shotgun sequence genome has a window encoding:
- the LOC101773796 gene encoding BTB/POZ and MATH domain-containing protein 1-like, producing MATCYSASAIVGGTVTEQYVYKYSWRISYYPNGSHPSYADYISVFLNLGGTITKPVKVRPRFSLLDKAGNPVPAVRSQYTESIEFFVVGAGKGFHDFIKREGLEASEHLVDDCLRIRCDVILPASIRTEDRAPPPSDLQRPLGNLFVNKEGADITFQVGGETFSAHRCVLASRSPVFRAELFGATREGTTTTTIRDYIRIDGMLAHVFEALLHFIYTDLLAEMTGLEESMMAEHLLEAAGRYDMQGLKLICEEKLSRDVNGNTVAKMLRLAVQHRCHTLRETCVEFLNILLHWM from the exons ATGGCGACGTGCTACTCCGCCTCAGCGATCGTCGGGGGCACGGTGACCGAGCAGTACGTGTACAAA TATTCCTGGCGCATCTCCTACTACCCCAATGGCTCCCATCCCTCCTACGCCGACTACATATCGGTCTTCCTTAACCTCGGCGGCACCATCACCAAACCTGTCAAGGTACGACCCAGGTTCAGTTTGCTCGACAAAGCGGGGAACCCAGTGCCGGCCGTTCGATCCCAATACACAGAATCGATTGAGTTCTTCGTCGTGGGGGCCGGCAAGGGCTTCCATGATTTCATCAAGAGGGAGGGTTTGGAGGCGTCGGAGCATCTCGTGGACGACTGCTTAAGGATCAGGTGCGACGTCATCCTTCCCGCCAGTATCCGGACGGAGGatagggcgccgccgccatctgaCCTGCAGCGGCCTCTTGGGAACCTCTTCGTGAACAAAGAGGGCGCCGATATCACGTTCCAAGTCGGCGGCGAGACGTTCAGCGCGCACAGATGCGTTCTTGCATCTCGGTCGCCGGTCTTCAGGGCAGAGCTCTTTGGCGCGACGAGAGaaggcaccaccaccaccaccatcagggATTATATACGGATCGATGGTATGCTAGCTCATGTGTTTGAGGCCTTGCTGCATTTCATATACACAGATTTGTTAGCGGAGATGACTGGGCTTGAAGAGTCTATGATGGCTGAGCATTTGCTGGAAGCGGCGGGCAGGTACGACATGCAGGGGCTTAAGCTGATCTGTGAGGAGAAATTGAGCAGAGACGTAAACGGGAACACGGTTGCAAAAATGTTGAGGTTGGCTGTGCAGCACCGCTGCCACACGCTCAGGGAGACTTGCGTCGAGTTCTTAAACATCCTCCTTCACTGGATGTGA
- the LOC101758644 gene encoding putative ripening-related protein 6 — protein MVNAKPLAAPLLAVVVLALLLQLASVSCARRHSPAVSAHTPAVMTVNGFERGGSGGGASACDGHFHSNGERIVALSSGWLRLDGTRRCNRMIRITSRGGRSVVAKVVDECDSSRGCDDNIVDSSAAVWKALGLDTDVGRVPVTWSDA, from the coding sequence ATGGTGAACGCCAAGCCTCTCGCCGCGCCACTActggccgtcgtcgtcctcgccctgctgctgcagctggccTCGGTCTCGTGCGCCCGCCGCCACTCGCCGGCGGTGTCAGCGCACACCCCAGCCGTGATGACGGTGAACGGGTTCGAGcgcgggggcagcggcggcggggcgtcgGCCTGCGACGGGCACTTCCACAGCAACGGCGAGAGGATCGTGGCGCTCTCCAGCGGGTGGCTCCGGCTGGACGGCACGCGGCGGTGCAACCGAATGATCCGCATCACGAGCCGCGGCGGGCGGTCCGTGGTGGCCAAGGTCGTCGACGAGTGCGACTCCTCGCGCGGCTGCGACGACAACATCGTCGACTCGTCGGCGGCCGTGTGGAAGGCGCTCGGGCTCGACACCGACGTCGGCAGGGTCCCCGTCACGTGGTCCGATGCCTGA